The following are encoded in a window of Chloroflexia bacterium SDU3-3 genomic DNA:
- a CDS encoding phospholipid carrier-dependent glycosyltransferase — protein MRLILHYLWVWYNRPKFPPRFHGATVRRHHLLLIFALALALRCYGLLSPLLDTHSWRQADTAAIARNFVASHYQFSHPQIDWGGTTEGYVESEFPLYTGALALLFGAFGPHAWLGRLLTALISALTPLALYALVMAAGGPRRVALYAALAMCVLPFPVYFGRTVMPDSLMLLLATLALWAFCRWVRDPSPARFALALALAALAPLAKTPNLVILAAPLAALALDARPWRRWPQLLLYGLCFAAPALLWTRYAATLPADARFSFGIGEKLFDRALLADPQFYITVMRWAVEDVATWAGAALAAAGALASLRARRWAATLPLAWLAGVALFLLVGAAGVIGQEYYVLPLAPPLAWLAALGLDAAQRWLASRWRVAALALPMAVLAAVVALSATRIAPMYRTADLYGQLGRRLDAALPQGERVGLISPAVSELLYYAQRKGWRLDPGVIVPGGLASLGPDLGVRYVLITDPWLSERREQLAADLRSFRRIPVGPYALLLDLQQPGYAGEFELAWDTGHVVEPPFLDLWRDMGGAAELGQPLSDALETGEGRVQYFERLVLLRHKGRTRFAPAGRWLLAARGQAEQPSAAAPAFADAQRRYGLGDALGPLADGVQIFENGALQQAADGRVSFAPLGRWLLDARGLSEDAQLELSR, from the coding sequence GTGCGGTTGATTTTGCACTACCTTTGGGTGTGGTACAATCGCCCAAAGTTTCCGCCGCGTTTCCATGGAGCAACCGTGCGCCGCCACCACCTGCTGCTGATCTTCGCCCTGGCCCTCGCGCTGCGCTGCTACGGCCTGCTCTCGCCGCTGCTCGACACCCACTCGTGGCGGCAGGCCGACACGGCGGCGATCGCCCGCAACTTTGTGGCCTCGCACTACCAGTTCTCGCACCCGCAGATCGACTGGGGCGGCACCACTGAGGGCTATGTTGAGAGCGAGTTTCCGCTCTACACTGGCGCGCTGGCGCTGCTGTTCGGCGCGTTCGGCCCCCACGCCTGGCTGGGGCGGCTGCTCACCGCGCTGATCAGCGCGCTCACGCCGCTGGCGCTGTACGCGCTGGTGATGGCGGCGGGCGGGCCGCGCCGCGTGGCGCTCTACGCCGCGCTGGCCATGTGCGTGCTGCCCTTCCCGGTGTACTTTGGCCGCACCGTCATGCCCGACTCGCTGATGCTGCTGCTGGCCACGCTGGCGCTGTGGGCTTTCTGCCGCTGGGTGCGCGATCCATCCCCCGCGCGGTTTGCCCTGGCCCTGGCGCTGGCCGCGCTTGCGCCCCTGGCCAAGACTCCCAACCTCGTCATCCTGGCCGCGCCGCTGGCTGCGCTGGCGCTGGATGCCCGCCCGTGGCGGCGCTGGCCCCAGCTGCTGCTCTATGGCCTGTGCTTTGCCGCGCCCGCGCTGCTGTGGACCCGCTACGCCGCCACGCTGCCCGCCGATGCGCGCTTTTCGTTCGGCATTGGCGAGAAGCTGTTCGACCGCGCGTTGCTGGCCGATCCGCAATTCTACATAACCGTGATGCGCTGGGCAGTGGAGGATGTGGCGACCTGGGCGGGTGCGGCGCTGGCTGCTGCGGGCGCGCTGGCCTCCCTGCGGGCTAGGCGCTGGGCGGCGACGCTGCCGCTGGCCTGGCTGGCGGGCGTCGCGCTCTTCCTGCTGGTGGGCGCGGCGGGCGTGATTGGGCAGGAATACTATGTGCTGCCGCTGGCCCCGCCGCTGGCCTGGCTGGCCGCGCTGGGGCTGGATGCGGCCCAGCGCTGGCTGGCCAGTCGCTGGCGTGTGGCCGCACTGGCGCTGCCGATGGCGGTGCTGGCCGCCGTGGTGGCGCTCTCGGCCACGCGCATCGCGCCCATGTACCGCACCGCCGACCTCTACGGCCAGTTGGGGCGGCGGCTAGATGCGGCCCTGCCGCAGGGCGAGCGCGTGGGCCTGATCTCGCCCGCCGTCTCCGAGCTGCTCTACTACGCCCAGCGCAAGGGCTGGCGGCTTGACCCCGGCGTGATCGTCCCTGGCGGCCTGGCCTCGCTTGGGCCGGATCTGGGCGTGCGCTATGTGCTGATCACCGACCCATGGCTCAGCGAGCGGCGCGAGCAGCTGGCCGCCGACCTGCGCAGCTTCCGCCGCATCCCGGTCGGCCCCTACGCGCTGCTGCTCGACCTGCAGCAGCCAGGCTACGCGGGCGAGTTCGAGCTGGCCTGGGATACCGGCCACGTGGTCGAGCCGCCCTTCCTCGACCTCTGGCGCGATATGGGCGGCGCTGCCGAGCTGGGCCAGCCGCTCAGCGATGCGCTGGAGACCGGCGAGGGGCGCGTGCAGTACTTCGAGCGGCTGGTGCTGCTGCGGCACAAAGGGCGCACCCGCTTCGCGCCCGCCGGGCGCTGGCTGCTGGCCGCGCGCGGCCAGGCCGAGCAGCCCAGCGCCGCCGCCCCGGCCTTCGCCGACGCGCAGCGGCGCTACGGCCTGGGCGACGCGCTCGGGCCGCTGGCGGATGGCGTGCAGATCTTCGAGAATGGCGCGCTGCAGCAGGCGGCGGATGGCCGCGTGTCGTTCGCGCCGCTGGGTCGCTGGCTGCTGGATGCGCGCGGGCTGAGTGAGGATGCCCAGCTTGAGCTTTCGCGCTAG
- a CDS encoding DUF952 domain-containing protein, with the protein MAQIFHMAPAERWRTWPQGQDYLPAEYAADGFIHCTRGEELMLQVANSFYRAQPGDFVLLVIEADLLAAPVRWERSADHLAAEFPHIYGPINRAAVVAERLMLRDTSGDFIGIVAG; encoded by the coding sequence ATGGCGCAGATCTTCCACATGGCCCCAGCGGAGCGCTGGCGCACATGGCCGCAGGGCCAGGACTACCTGCCCGCCGAGTACGCCGCCGACGGCTTCATCCACTGCACGCGCGGCGAGGAGCTGATGCTGCAGGTGGCCAACAGCTTCTACCGCGCCCAGCCGGGCGACTTTGTGCTGCTAGTGATCGAGGCTGATCTGCTGGCCGCCCCCGTGCGCTGGGAGCGGTCGGCAGATCATCTCGCGGCGGAGTTTCCACACATCTATGGCCCGATCAACCGCGCCGCCGTGGTGGCCGAGCGCCTGATGCTGCGCGACACCAGCGGCGACTTCATCGGCATTGTGGCGGGCTAG
- the mvaD gene encoding diphosphomevalonate decarboxylase, with amino-acid sequence MQERTATAIAPANIAFIKYWGVQDSERILPYNGSISLNLDSCLTTTTVSFDPALEADEVTLTLYGQQPQAASGGPLGRVVRHLDRLRALAGVQTRARVMSENNFPSDAGIASSAAAFAALTLAGAAALGLDVGEAELSRLARLSGSGSASRSIPTGYAEWLVPEGPFDAEAWDRDSYAVSLAPAEHWALADVVAVVDAGAKKIGSAENHRLAVTSAYFAVRLAEIPARLAATRQAIERRDLRLLGETMEADAVSMHAVCMTSSPASFYWSAGTMQVIHAVRGWRDEGLLAYFTIDAGPNVHVICAEADRAEVQRRLDALPLVQFTIANGGGAGARLVSR; translated from the coding sequence ATGCAGGAACGCACGGCCACGGCCATCGCACCAGCGAATATCGCATTTATCAAGTACTGGGGCGTGCAGGACAGCGAGCGGATACTGCCCTACAACGGCTCGATCTCGCTGAACCTGGACAGCTGCCTGACGACCACAACCGTGAGCTTCGACCCCGCGCTGGAGGCCGACGAGGTGACGCTGACGCTGTACGGCCAGCAGCCGCAGGCCGCCAGCGGCGGGCCGCTGGGCCGCGTGGTGCGCCACCTGGACAGGCTGCGCGCCCTGGCGGGGGTGCAGACGCGGGCGCGGGTGATGTCGGAGAACAACTTCCCCTCGGATGCGGGCATCGCTTCCTCGGCGGCGGCGTTCGCGGCGCTGACCCTGGCGGGCGCGGCGGCGCTGGGGCTGGATGTGGGCGAGGCCGAGCTGTCGCGGCTGGCGCGGCTCAGCGGCTCTGGCTCGGCCTCGCGCTCCATCCCCACGGGCTACGCCGAGTGGCTGGTGCCCGAGGGGCCGTTCGACGCCGAGGCGTGGGACCGCGACTCCTACGCGGTGAGCCTGGCCCCCGCCGAGCACTGGGCGCTGGCCGATGTGGTGGCGGTGGTGGATGCGGGCGCGAAGAAGATCGGCAGCGCCGAGAACCACCGCCTGGCCGTGACCAGCGCGTACTTTGCGGTGCGGCTGGCCGAGATCCCCGCGCGCCTTGCGGCCACCCGCCAGGCGATCGAGCGGCGCGACCTGCGGCTGCTGGGCGAGACCATGGAGGCCGATGCGGTGTCGATGCACGCGGTCTGCATGACATCCAGCCCGGCCTCGTTCTACTGGAGCGCGGGCACCATGCAGGTAATCCACGCCGTGCGCGGCTGGCGCGACGAGGGCCTGCTGGCCTACTTCACCATCGACGCTGGCCCGAACGTGCACGTGATCTGCGCCGAGGCCGACCGCGCCGAGGTGCAGCGGCGGCTGGATGCGCTGCCGCTGGTGCAGTTCACCATCGCCAACGGCGGCGGCGCGGGGGCGCGGCTAGTGTCGCGCTAG
- a CDS encoding FtsW/RodA/SpoVE family cell cycle protein: MMYYIRRLRALEIQLLLTALLLFGAGYVLVVGVLGTEQLVPTAHGLLDVLWPSILPILLFIPISIGMSWRMSNADQMLLPLVALLTGLGLLMIARLEPALLDRMCEGANGIAYPCYEGIDTRQTMWVSVGLLVMSAILFVPWDDLMRRYFRTSLMDFLSHQRYVWLFLGIVLIVLTFVFGIDPNDSGVRAWFRLGPILFQPSELLKIILVIFLASYLDDHRELVARGYKLGPLTIPPLPYLLPLVSMWGMAMGLIIFQRDLGAALMLFSVFLAMLYVATSSGWYVIAGLSAFGVGTMVLYRIIAIVQTRVSIWLDPWAHVHDTGYQIVQAIYAFSAGNILGTGLGSGYPTVVPAAHTDFIFTSFGEEMGLAGTLAVLIAYLLLVFRGFHIALRVPGRFRGFEQLMAVGLTTILAVQTFIIIGGNLRLIPLTGITLPFISYGGSSVLMNFLIIGLLLRISAGER, encoded by the coding sequence ATGATGTACTACATCCGGCGCTTGCGCGCCCTTGAGATCCAGCTGCTCCTCACCGCGCTGCTGCTGTTTGGGGCAGGCTATGTGCTGGTGGTGGGCGTGCTGGGCACCGAGCAGCTGGTGCCGACCGCCCACGGCCTGCTCGACGTCCTCTGGCCGTCGATTCTGCCCATCCTGCTGTTCATCCCGATCTCCATCGGCATGAGCTGGCGCATGTCCAACGCCGACCAGATGCTGCTGCCGCTGGTGGCGCTGCTCACCGGCCTGGGCCTGCTGATGATCGCGCGGCTGGAGCCAGCCCTGCTCGACCGCATGTGCGAGGGGGCCAATGGCATCGCCTACCCCTGCTACGAGGGCATCGACACGCGCCAGACCATGTGGGTCTCGGTGGGGCTGCTGGTGATGTCGGCCATCCTGTTTGTGCCCTGGGATGACCTGATGCGCCGCTACTTCCGCACCTCGCTGATGGACTTCCTCAGCCACCAGCGCTACGTGTGGCTGTTCCTCGGTATCGTGCTGATCGTGCTGACCTTTGTGTTCGGCATCGACCCCAACGACAGCGGCGTGCGGGCCTGGTTCCGCCTGGGGCCGATCCTGTTCCAACCCTCGGAGCTGCTGAAGATCATCCTGGTGATCTTCCTGGCCTCGTACCTGGATGACCATCGCGAGCTGGTGGCGCGCGGCTACAAGCTGGGGCCGCTCACCATCCCGCCGCTGCCCTACCTGCTGCCGCTGGTGAGCATGTGGGGCATGGCCATGGGTCTGATCATCTTCCAGCGCGACCTGGGCGCGGCGCTCATGCTCTTCAGCGTGTTTCTGGCTATGCTGTACGTGGCCACCAGCAGTGGCTGGTATGTGATCGCGGGCCTGAGCGCGTTCGGCGTGGGCACCATGGTGCTCTACCGGATCATCGCGATCGTGCAGACGCGCGTGTCGATCTGGCTCGACCCATGGGCGCACGTGCACGACACCGGCTACCAGATCGTGCAGGCGATCTACGCCTTCTCGGCGGGCAATATCCTGGGCACGGGGCTGGGCAGCGGCTACCCCACAGTGGTTCCGGCGGCGCACACCGATTTTATCTTCACCTCGTTTGGCGAGGAGATGGGCCTGGCGGGCACGCTGGCGGTGCTGATCGCCTACCTGCTGCTGGTGTTCCGAGGCTTCCACATCGCGCTGCGGGTGCCCGGGCGGTTCCGCGGCTTCGAGCAGCTGATGGCGGTGGGGCTGACCACCATCCTGGCGGTGCAGACCTTTATCATCATCGGCGGCAACCTGCGGCTCATCCCGCTCACCGGCATCACGCTGCCCTTTATCTCGTACGGCGGCTCGTCGGTGCTGATGAACTTCTTGATCATCGGCCTGCTGCTGCGGATCTCGGCGGGCGAGCGCTAG
- the ychF gene encoding redox-regulated ATPase YchF: protein MKMAIIGLPNSGKTTVFNALTRGTAETTTYASGQLEPNISMVKVPDERLTKLSEMFNPRKLTPADVQYVDVGGISGEHQSGGLPGALLNYIQGADAYLHVVRAFQDENVPHPQGSVNVERDIATLDMELMFSDMAIIERRLQRLTAEINKMSSKDKEQRIAEREVMLKIQQALESEIPVRDIELDEDEERLVKGYQFLSAKPMLVVVNTGDDQIASPPEVKYEHKRSDVVAISGKIEAELAQMDDEDAAAFMEDLGISEAARDRAIKKSYDLLGLISFLTAGTDEVRAWTIRKGIPAVEAAGTIHSDIQRGFIRAEIVAYDDLMRAGNMVEAKKQGTVRMEGKTYIVQDGDICHFLFNI from the coding sequence ATGAAAATGGCTATCATCGGTCTTCCCAACAGCGGGAAGACAACGGTATTTAACGCGCTCACCCGCGGCACCGCCGAGACCACCACCTACGCCTCGGGCCAACTGGAGCCGAACATCTCCATGGTGAAGGTGCCCGACGAGCGCCTGACCAAGCTATCCGAGATGTTCAACCCGCGCAAGCTGACGCCCGCCGACGTGCAGTATGTGGATGTGGGCGGCATCAGCGGCGAGCACCAGAGCGGCGGCCTGCCGGGCGCGCTGCTGAACTACATCCAGGGTGCCGACGCCTACCTGCATGTGGTGCGCGCCTTCCAGGATGAGAACGTGCCGCACCCCCAGGGCTCGGTGAATGTCGAGCGCGACATCGCCACGCTGGACATGGAGCTGATGTTCTCGGACATGGCGATCATCGAGCGGCGGCTGCAGCGCCTGACCGCCGAGATCAACAAGATGTCGTCGAAGGACAAAGAGCAACGGATCGCCGAGCGCGAGGTGATGCTGAAGATCCAGCAGGCGCTGGAGAGCGAGATCCCGGTGCGCGACATCGAGCTGGATGAGGACGAGGAGCGCCTAGTCAAAGGCTACCAGTTCCTCTCGGCCAAGCCCATGCTGGTGGTGGTGAACACCGGCGACGACCAGATCGCCAGCCCGCCCGAGGTGAAGTACGAGCACAAGCGCAGCGACGTGGTGGCGATCAGCGGCAAGATCGAGGCCGAGCTGGCCCAGATGGATGACGAGGACGCCGCCGCGTTCATGGAGGATCTGGGCATCAGCGAGGCCGCCCGCGACCGCGCGATCAAGAAGTCGTACGATCTGCTGGGCCTGATCAGCTTCCTCACCGCCGGCACCGACGAGGTGCGCGCATGGACTATCCGCAAAGGCATCCCGGCGGTCGAGGCCGCTGGCACCATCCACTCCGACATCCAGCGCGGCTTCATCCGCGCCGAGATCGTGGCCTACGACGACCTGATGCGCGCGGGCAACATGGTCGAGGCCAAGAAGCAGGGCACGGTGCGCATGGAGGGCAAGACCTACATCGTGCAGGATGGCGACATCTGCCACTTCCTGTTCAACATCTAG
- a CDS encoding nucleoside-diphosphate kinase: protein MERSLIILKPDAVQRGLVGAILTRLEQRGLKLIGMKLIHMDESLAKRHYAVHEGKPFFPGLISFITSGPVVVLAVTGKEVVATVRTMVGATNPVNAAPGTIRGDFGLETSRNLIHASDSPENGELEVNLFFKADELVEMERNVDGWIYG from the coding sequence ATGGAGCGATCACTGATTATCCTCAAGCCCGATGCTGTCCAGCGCGGGCTTGTTGGCGCGATCCTCACCCGCCTTGAGCAGCGCGGGCTGAAGCTGATCGGCATGAAGCTCATCCACATGGATGAGAGCCTAGCCAAGCGCCACTACGCCGTCCACGAGGGCAAGCCGTTCTTCCCGGGCCTGATCTCGTTCATCACCTCCGGCCCGGTGGTGGTGCTAGCCGTCACAGGTAAAGAGGTTGTGGCCACCGTGCGCACCATGGTCGGCGCGACCAACCCGGTCAACGCCGCCCCTGGCACCATCCGCGGCGACTTCGGCCTGGAGACCAGCCGCAACCTGATCCACGCGTCGGACTCGCCCGAGAATGGCGAGCTTGAGGTGAACCTGTTCTTCAAGGCCGACGAGCTGGTGGAGATGGAGCGCAACGTGGACGGCTGGATCTACGGCTAG
- a CDS encoding dynein regulation protein LC7, producing MRRIVEDLIRVEGVIGSLLVGKDGLVVASTLLDEEDAEVLGAMSAAVFGEIDKATKRIGVGTLVDSIIDAEQGSILMLEAKDLILVVITQRMVNLGLVKMEMRRASKRIGEALPI from the coding sequence ATGCGACGGATCGTCGAAGACTTGATCCGAGTAGAAGGCGTAATCGGAAGCCTGCTGGTGGGCAAGGATGGCCTTGTTGTCGCCAGTACGCTACTCGATGAAGAAGATGCCGAGGTTTTGGGTGCCATGTCCGCCGCAGTCTTCGGCGAGATAGATAAAGCGACCAAACGGATCGGCGTTGGAACCCTGGTGGACAGCATCATTGATGCTGAGCAAGGGTCTATCCTGATGCTTGAGGCGAAAGACCTGATCCTGGTTGTGATCACCCAGCGGATGGTCAACCTGGGCTTGGTGAAGATGGAAATGCGACGCGCGTCCAAGCGCATCGGCGAAGCACTCCCCATCTAG